One Dioscorea cayenensis subsp. rotundata cultivar TDr96_F1 chromosome 15, TDr96_F1_v2_PseudoChromosome.rev07_lg8_w22 25.fasta, whole genome shotgun sequence genomic region harbors:
- the LOC120277338 gene encoding heterogeneous nuclear ribonucleoprotein 1-like: MESDHGKLFIGGISWDTNEDRLRDYFSRFGEVVEAVIMKDRTTGRARGFGFIVFADPAVAERVVMEKHMIDGRLVEAKKAIPRDDQNILGRQTSSVHGSPGPARTKKIFVGGLPSSITGDDFKKYFLQFGPISDVVVMYDHSTQRPRGFGFITFESEDSVDKALFKTFHELNGKMVEVKRAVPKELSPGPVIRSPFTGYNYGMHRINSFINGFPQGFSPSSLAGYGMRTEARFSPLASGRNGYPAFGAGYGMGMNFEPGFNSSFGGNSNYNNSVSYGRGLGAYYGGSPSRYASAIGYGGGNLGTGTGIGSIGRNVWGNGGLNFTTNSMNSSAYMTSGSGDLGAFGSSSLNWGGSSPPISAQGGVSNASYAGENLGFGSGGNSFGLGGNSFGRSSATVPATTSLNDPGDSYGGKYADLYGSSSVYGDPTWRSGSSDLDASGPFGYGLGGATSDVTTKDSAGYAAGYSVTNRQHNRGIAS, translated from the exons ATGGAGTCCGATCACGGCAAGCTCTTCATTGGTGGCATCTCCTGGGATACCAATGAAGACCGCCTTCGGGATTACTTTAGTAGGTTCGGGGAGGTGGTGGAGGCTGTCATCATGAAGGACCGGACCACTGGCCGAGCCCGAGGATTCGGTTTCATTGTCTTCGCTGACCCTGCTGTTGCCGAGCGAGTTGTTATGGAGAAGCATATGATTGATGGTAGACTG GTGGAAGCCAAAAAGGCCATTCCCAGGGATGATCAAAACATCCTTGGCAGGCAAACCAGCAGTGTTCATGGCTCTCCTGGCCCTGCTCGCACCAAGAAGATATTCGTAGGAGGCCTGCCATCCAGCATAACAGGGGATGATTTTAAGAAGTACTTCCTTCAGTTTGGGCCTATCTCGGATGTTGTTGTTATGTATGATCACAGCACCCAGAGACCAAGAGGTTTTGGATTCATTACATTTGAATCAGAGGACTCAGTTGACAAGGCATTGTTCAAAACCTTCCATGAGCTGAATGGTAAAATGGTCGAGGTCAAGAGGGCTGTTCCAAAGGAGCTGTCGCCAGGGCCTGTTATTCGCTCACCATTTACTGGATACAATTATGGTATGCATAGAATTAATAGCTTTATTAATGGGTTTCCTCAAGGATTCAGTCCAAGTTCCTTAGCTGGCTATGGGATGAGGACAGAAGCTAGGTTCAGTCCACTTGCCAGTGGACGAAATGGCTACCCTGCGTTTGGTGCTGGATATGGAATGGGGATGAACTTTGAGCCAGGGTTCAACTCGAGCTTTGGAGGAAATTCAAATTACAATAACAGTGTTAGTTATGGTCGTGGCCTGGGTGCTTATTATGGTGGGAGCCCAAGTAGATATGCTAGTGCCATTGGTTACGGTGGAGGTAATCTTGGTACTGGAACAGGTATTGGTTCAATTGGTCGTAATGTGTGGGGCAACGGTGGTCTTAACTTTACCACAAACTCTATGAATTCTAGTGCTTACATGACCTCCGGAAGTGGAGACCTTGGAGCCTTTGGTAGTAGTAGTCTGAACTGGGGAGGGTCCTCTCCTCCTATATCAGCCCAGGGTGGAGTTAGCAATGCTAGTTATGCTGGAGAGAATCTTGGTTTTGGAAGTGGTGGCAATAGTTTTGGCCTTGGTGGCAACAGCTTCGGAAGGAGCTCTGCAACTGTTCCTGCTACCACTTCATTGAATGATCCGGGTGACAGTTATGGAGGAAAGTATGCAGATCTATATGGCAGTAGTTCAGTCTATGGAGACCCTACCTGGCGGTCAGGATCCAGTGACCTTGATGCTTCTGGGCCATTTGGTTATGGCCTTGGTGGTGCAACTTCAGATGTTACCACCAAGGATTCCGCTGGTTATGCAGCAGGTTATAGTGTTACCAATAGGCAGCATAATAGAG GTATTGCTTCTTAG